In a genomic window of Streptomyces sp. SJL17-4:
- a CDS encoding TetR/AcrR family transcriptional regulator: protein MPKGVTRRRPRTRAALLKAALETFAEHGFHATTIEQICERAGYTRGAYYSNFASKEELFLALFDEHSDRTVGRLAESIDALTAEEYTLTRLAELAARVEPDERDWYLVTTEFTLHAIRDPQAAWVLARHDARLRAEIARGLTLVLRRAGRELTVDADRFARLLIALREGGLAQSYVEPAELPPGSLERQFLAPLLEASTREIHGARTGTGAADEDHTRGEDQSKRSGSDAVI, encoded by the coding sequence GTGCCGAAAGGTGTCACCAGGCGGCGGCCCCGTACCCGCGCGGCGCTGCTGAAGGCCGCCCTGGAGACCTTCGCCGAGCACGGCTTCCACGCGACGACGATCGAGCAGATCTGCGAGCGCGCCGGATACACGCGGGGCGCGTACTACTCGAACTTCGCCAGCAAGGAAGAGCTCTTCCTCGCCCTCTTCGACGAGCACAGCGACCGGACCGTAGGACGGCTCGCCGAGTCGATCGACGCGCTGACCGCCGAGGAGTACACCCTCACCCGGCTCGCGGAGCTCGCCGCGCGGGTCGAACCGGACGAGCGGGACTGGTACCTCGTCACCACCGAGTTCACCCTGCACGCCATCCGCGACCCGCAGGCCGCGTGGGTGCTCGCGCGCCACGACGCGCGGCTGCGGGCCGAGATCGCCCGCGGGCTCACCCTCGTCCTCCGCCGGGCCGGACGCGAACTGACCGTGGACGCCGACCGGTTCGCGCGCCTCCTCATCGCCCTGCGCGAGGGCGGACTCGCGCAGAGCTACGTGGAGCCGGCGGAGCTGCCGCCGGGCAGTCTGGAGCGACAGTTCCTCGCCCCGCTCCTCGAAGCGTCGACGCGGGAGATCCATGGCGCCCGCACCGGCACCGGCGCGGCGGACGAGGACCACACCAGGGGCGAGGATCAGTCGAAGAGGTCCGGGTCCGACGCCGTGATCTGA
- a CDS encoding serine/threonine-protein kinase, whose product MAGGPRDEPELPAGRPSGLLGKEIAGYRVESEIGRGGMAVVYRARDLRLDRTVALKLLAPELARNDTFRRRFAHESRVAASIDHPHIVPVFDAGETEGVLYIAMRYVAGQDLVALLDREGPLAPGKAGRIAVQVASALDAAHAHDLVHRDVKPGNILVAEGTDRDHPEHVYLTDFGLTKKSLSLTGFTTVGEFVGTLDYVAPEQISGKPVDGRCDVYSLACVVFETLVGAPPFRRDTDWAVLWAQQYDPPPPLSEVRPGLPEGADAVFAKALAKTPEERYGTCLEFVAELRAALLTGGGGPVVTRGREPLTPPQEPPAWARAVFRGL is encoded by the coding sequence ATGGCCGGCGGGCCGCGCGACGAACCGGAGCTGCCGGCGGGCCGTCCTTCCGGACTTCTCGGCAAGGAGATCGCGGGCTACCGGGTGGAGAGCGAGATCGGGCGCGGCGGGATGGCGGTCGTCTACCGGGCGCGGGATCTGCGGCTCGACCGGACGGTGGCGCTGAAGCTGCTCGCGCCCGAGCTGGCCCGTAACGACACCTTCCGCAGGCGCTTCGCGCACGAGTCGCGGGTCGCCGCCTCGATCGACCACCCCCACATCGTGCCGGTCTTCGACGCGGGCGAGACGGAGGGGGTGCTGTACATCGCCATGCGGTACGTGGCGGGGCAGGACCTGGTGGCGCTGCTGGACCGCGAAGGGCCGTTGGCGCCCGGGAAGGCGGGGAGGATCGCCGTACAGGTGGCGTCGGCGCTGGACGCGGCGCACGCCCACGATCTGGTGCACCGGGATGTGAAGCCCGGCAACATCCTGGTCGCCGAGGGTACGGACCGGGACCATCCGGAGCACGTGTACCTCACGGACTTCGGCCTGACGAAGAAGTCTCTGTCGCTGACGGGATTCACCACGGTGGGCGAGTTCGTGGGCACGCTGGACTATGTGGCGCCCGAGCAGATCTCGGGGAAGCCGGTGGACGGCCGGTGCGATGTGTACAGCCTCGCCTGTGTGGTGTTCGAGACGCTGGTGGGAGCGCCGCCGTTCCGCCGTGACACCGACTGGGCGGTGCTGTGGGCGCAGCAGTACGATCCGCCGCCGCCGCTCTCCGAGGTCCGGCCGGGGCTGCCGGAGGGGGCGGACGCGGTGTTCGCGAAGGCGCTGGCGAAGACGCCCGAGGAGCGGTACGGGACGTGTCTGGAGTTCGTGGCCGAGCTGCGGGCGGCGCTGCTGACGGGCGGTGGGGGGCCGGTGGTGACGAGGGGCCGGGAGCCGCTGACTCCGCCGCAGGAGCCGCCCGCGTGGGCGCGGGCGGTCTTCCGCGGGCTGTAG
- a CDS encoding GNAT family protein — MDPVTLETDRLVLRAFTPADVDAVYAACQDEDIQFYTPVPVPYRRADAEKRIGEEMPTGWATDKSYTLGAFRRDSGALVGSYCLFIISPGVYELGYWAVKEQRGRGYSVEAARALCDWGWATLDVHRIEWWAMAGNTGSRAVAEKLGFTVEGTLRNRGIANDGKPHDWWVGGLLRP; from the coding sequence ATGGACCCAGTGACGCTTGAGACCGACCGTCTGGTGCTGCGGGCCTTCACGCCTGCCGACGTGGACGCGGTGTACGCGGCCTGCCAGGACGAGGACATCCAGTTCTACACCCCGGTGCCGGTGCCGTACCGGCGTGCGGACGCGGAGAAGCGCATCGGCGAGGAAATGCCCACGGGCTGGGCCACGGACAAGAGCTACACCCTCGGCGCCTTCCGTAGGGACAGTGGCGCCCTGGTCGGCTCGTACTGCCTGTTCATCATCAGTCCGGGCGTCTACGAACTCGGTTACTGGGCGGTCAAGGAACAGCGCGGCCGCGGGTACTCGGTGGAGGCCGCTCGGGCCCTGTGCGACTGGGGCTGGGCCACCCTCGACGTGCACCGCATCGAGTGGTGGGCCATGGCCGGGAACACCGGCTCGCGTGCCGTCGCCGAGAAACTCGGCTTCACCGTCGAAGGGACACTGCGCAATCGCGGCATCGCCAACGACGGCAAGCCGCACGACTGGTGGGTGGGCGGACTGCTGAGGCCCTGA
- a CDS encoding FHA domain-containing protein, with the protein MGERPVVPAAPDLVLEIDGDATRMSPSRVYRIGRDPTSDIVLADARASWHHAVLSAPAGRWTLTDEGSTNGTFTDGLRVAGARDVGPGTVVRFGHPDDGPRAVLSSGAAEAAPAARPHPEARPHPEAMPSAQPEARPEPGPVPDAQPEARPQPGPEPEPAARPDLPPTPATPAPAPPPTPAPAPTPAASPVASTPVAPAPDTPDLGIPRDAPPPRPPSVSHPAATGTFRQPTSVRPLPAHSIRIGRAPDNDVVVPDLVVSRRHAELRAHPDGTYWIHDLGSHNGTYLNGTPVVDARVTPDDIVGIGHCAFCLIGGQLVEFTDTGEVSLDVQSLAVTVDHGHKTLLDEVSFPVGEKCLLGVVGPSGAGKSTLLGALTGQRPADRGTVLYDGRDLYRDYAELRQRIGLVPQDDILHLQLTVRRALGYASELRFPEDTEPAERRARVDEVIQELGLTERAQQPIHSLSGGQRKRVSVALELLTKPSLLFLDEPTSGLDPGMDRSVMHMLRGLADDGRTVVVVTHSVLSLDVCDRLLVLAPGGRVAYYGPPAESLDFFGFDQWPEAFEAFENDRERDWAGLYRSSRFHRRYVTDATARPNVPVPGASPVTREPAPPPKAQSWGSQLRTLVRRYAAALSADRTFLAIMIALPFVMGAMARALSEGGFNQESTLNVLLILCVGGVLTGAANAVRELVKERTIYRRERAVGLSRSAYLASKVVVLGTITVVQAVVLTLVALIGVPLNVPGGKGVLMPPLVEITLAVALLSFTAMMLGLLVSALVRKEEVTMPLLVLLAIVQVVFCGALLTVRGTPVLEQLAWLVPSRWAFAAMGATVDIGSVSPSDKTTDPLMEHTAAAWLFDMGMMVVLCLVLGLLVARLLRRHEPVVMRR; encoded by the coding sequence ATGGGAGAGCGGCCCGTCGTGCCCGCGGCGCCCGATCTGGTCCTCGAGATCGACGGGGACGCGACCCGGATGAGTCCGAGCCGCGTCTATCGCATCGGGCGCGACCCCACCAGCGACATCGTCCTCGCGGACGCGCGCGCGTCCTGGCACCACGCGGTGCTCAGCGCGCCCGCCGGCCGCTGGACGCTCACGGACGAGGGCAGCACGAACGGCACCTTCACGGACGGCCTGCGGGTGGCCGGGGCGCGGGACGTGGGCCCCGGGACGGTCGTACGGTTCGGGCATCCGGACGACGGCCCGCGCGCGGTGCTGTCGTCGGGAGCGGCCGAAGCCGCTCCGGCGGCGCGGCCCCACCCGGAAGCGCGGCCCCACCCGGAAGCGATGCCGTCCGCGCAGCCGGAAGCGCGGCCTGAGCCGGGACCTGTGCCTGACGCGCAGCCGGAAGCCCGGCCCCAGCCAGGACCGGAACCGGAACCGGCCGCCAGGCCGGACCTCCCGCCCACTCCGGCGACGCCCGCGCCCGCGCCCCCGCCGACGCCCGCACCCGCCCCGACACCGGCGGCCTCCCCCGTGGCGTCCACTCCTGTGGCACCCGCTCCCGATACCCCCGACCTCGGCATCCCTCGGGACGCGCCCCCGCCCCGGCCCCCCTCCGTCTCCCACCCCGCCGCGACGGGTACCTTCCGGCAGCCGACGTCCGTGCGGCCGCTGCCCGCCCACAGCATCCGGATCGGCCGGGCCCCCGACAACGACGTCGTCGTCCCCGATCTCGTCGTCTCCCGGCGCCACGCGGAGCTGCGTGCCCATCCCGACGGCACGTACTGGATCCATGACCTGGGCAGTCACAACGGCACCTACCTCAACGGCACCCCCGTCGTCGACGCCCGCGTGACGCCGGACGACATCGTCGGTATCGGCCACTGCGCGTTCTGCCTGATCGGTGGGCAGCTCGTCGAGTTCACGGACACCGGCGAGGTCTCCCTCGACGTCCAGTCGCTCGCCGTCACGGTCGACCACGGGCACAAGACCCTCCTCGACGAGGTGTCGTTCCCCGTGGGCGAGAAGTGCCTGCTCGGGGTCGTCGGACCGTCCGGCGCCGGGAAGTCGACGCTCCTCGGCGCGCTCACCGGGCAGCGTCCCGCCGACCGGGGCACGGTGCTCTACGACGGCCGCGACCTGTACCGGGACTACGCCGAGCTGCGGCAGCGCATCGGGCTCGTCCCGCAGGACGACATCCTGCACCTCCAGCTGACCGTACGCCGGGCCCTCGGGTACGCCTCCGAGCTGCGCTTCCCGGAGGACACCGAGCCGGCCGAGCGCCGGGCCCGGGTGGACGAGGTGATCCAGGAACTGGGGCTCACGGAGCGCGCTCAGCAGCCGATCCACAGCCTCTCCGGCGGCCAGCGCAAACGCGTGAGCGTCGCCCTGGAGCTGCTCACCAAGCCCTCCCTGCTCTTCCTCGACGAGCCGACGTCGGGCCTCGACCCGGGCATGGACCGGTCCGTGATGCACATGCTGCGCGGGCTCGCGGACGACGGCCGGACGGTCGTCGTCGTCACGCACAGTGTGCTCAGCCTGGACGTGTGCGACCGGCTGCTCGTCCTCGCGCCGGGCGGCCGGGTCGCCTACTACGGGCCGCCGGCGGAGTCCCTCGACTTCTTCGGTTTCGACCAGTGGCCGGAGGCCTTCGAGGCCTTCGAGAACGACCGGGAGCGCGACTGGGCCGGCCTGTACCGGTCCTCCCGCTTCCACCGCCGTTACGTCACCGACGCGACGGCCCGCCCGAACGTCCCCGTGCCGGGGGCCTCCCCGGTGACGCGGGAGCCGGCCCCGCCGCCGAAGGCGCAGAGCTGGGGCTCCCAGCTGCGGACCCTCGTCCGCCGGTACGCGGCGGCGCTCTCCGCCGACCGCACGTTCCTGGCCATCATGATCGCGTTGCCGTTCGTGATGGGCGCGATGGCCCGGGCCCTGTCCGAGGGCGGCTTCAACCAGGAGTCGACGCTGAACGTCCTGCTCATCCTCTGTGTGGGCGGCGTCCTCACGGGCGCGGCGAACGCCGTCCGTGAACTGGTCAAGGAACGCACGATCTACCGGCGCGAGAGAGCCGTCGGCCTGTCCCGCTCGGCGTACCTCGCCTCCAAGGTGGTCGTCCTCGGCACGATCACGGTCGTCCAGGCGGTCGTCCTGACCCTGGTGGCCCTGATCGGCGTCCCGCTGAACGTGCCGGGCGGCAAGGGCGTCCTGATGCCGCCGCTCGTGGAGATCACCCTCGCCGTCGCGCTGCTCTCGTTCACGGCGATGATGCTCGGTCTGCTCGTCTCCGCCCTGGTCCGCAAGGAGGAGGTGACGATGCCGCTGCTCGTCCTCCTCGCGATCGTGCAGGTGGTGTTCTGCGGGGCGCTCCTGACCGTACGGGGGACGCCCGTCCTGGAGCAGCTGGCATGGCTGGTGCCGTCGCGGTGGGCGTTCGCGGCGATGGGCGCCACGGTCGACATCGGGAGTGTCTCGCCGAGCGACAAGACGACGGATCCGCTGATGGAGCACACCGCGGCGGCCTGGCTCTTCGACATGGGCATGATGGTGGTGCTCTGTCTCGTCCTCGGCCTGCTCGTGGCCCGGCTGCTGCGCCGCCACGAGCCGGTCGTCATGCGGAGGTAG